The Zobellia alginiliquefaciens genome contains a region encoding:
- a CDS encoding FecR family protein: protein MIEDKFWELATKYMSNEASEEDINELFLLLKSDEKYQKAFSDTVEKWNGVTSPRDFQFNTKASKQKLLEEIDKRSSPISKIRAFSKSSNFRLKAAAMVVVLLGTYFLTNSILEGREWKEFQTVTNEKLKIILPDSTHVWLNQNSSISYNYSNPEERLLKLEGEAFFDVARNESRPFLIEGPYFKTQVLGTSFNIHSRNEEDASVSVVSGKVSVSANESNALLLLERGDGAIFRQGDKSLSKRKLNDVDNEMAWIEGRFVFENSTMKSVLNYLSKYYKVTFDLSNENLNNCLITASFKGESLNNILTILCASLDCKYEIVANRTIILSGNGCQKKPGDITSIVPAKNQ from the coding sequence ATGATTGAAGATAAATTTTGGGAGTTGGCTACAAAATACATGTCCAACGAAGCCTCTGAAGAAGATATAAATGAACTCTTTCTATTGTTGAAGAGTGATGAAAAGTACCAAAAAGCTTTTAGCGATACGGTAGAGAAATGGAACGGGGTTACCAGTCCTAGAGATTTTCAGTTTAATACCAAAGCCTCTAAACAAAAGCTGCTTGAAGAAATAGATAAACGTTCTTCTCCTATTTCAAAAATCAGGGCTTTTTCAAAATCATCCAATTTTAGACTGAAAGCTGCCGCAATGGTTGTGGTGCTGCTCGGCACTTACTTTTTAACGAATAGTATTCTGGAAGGTCGGGAGTGGAAGGAGTTTCAGACGGTAACGAACGAGAAGTTGAAAATTATCCTACCGGATAGTACGCACGTTTGGTTGAACCAAAACTCTTCCATTTCTTATAACTACTCCAACCCGGAAGAAAGACTATTAAAGCTAGAGGGCGAAGCTTTTTTTGATGTCGCCAGAAATGAAAGCAGACCCTTTTTAATAGAAGGCCCTTATTTTAAGACCCAAGTCTTGGGCACCAGTTTTAATATCCATTCTAGAAATGAAGAAGACGCTTCCGTTAGTGTGGTAAGCGGCAAGGTTTCCGTTAGTGCCAACGAAAGCAACGCCTTACTGCTGCTGGAACGTGGTGATGGAGCAATTTTCCGGCAAGGGGATAAAAGTCTAAGCAAGCGCAAACTGAACGATGTTGATAATGAAATGGCTTGGATAGAAGGCAGGTTCGTGTTTGAGAACAGTACTATGAAAAGCGTTTTGAATTACCTGTCCAAATACTATAAGGTAACCTTTGATTTAAGCAATGAAAATTTAAACAACTGCCTTATCACCGCCTCTTTTAAGGGGGAGTCCCTAAACAATATACTAACCATATTGTGTGCGTCCTTGGATTGCAAATATGAGATTGTAGCGAACAGAACCATCATCTTATCCGGAAACGGATGTCAAAAAAAACCGGGAGATATTACGAGTATCGTCCCGGCTAAAAATCAATAA
- a CDS encoding TonB-dependent receptor, whose product MKKIKRKQKNNHTFCPSRAFHLLLAILMGVNVSARSVSVPQVLDTKVSVSVEEETVESLLKKIESVSEISFVYSKSKVSLVDKISRTYVDKSIKFILTDALPQDVSFGTAQNTVILKKKKQTAPKKVMSFQANGRATGTITDKNGNFLPYATVIALGTRRGTTSDIDGTYSLELPEGSYTLQAKYIGYMDAEIPVTIAGDSTVSANIVLKENATALEETVVYGNLSRGQAKALNEQKNAENFKNVVSYEQFSKYADRNAAEALQRIPGIALSRDQGEGELVSIRGLSPRFNAVQVNGSRIPSPDPDTDRAVGLDLLQADLMESIVVNKTLTPEMDGDAIGGTVNFNLKQAPDKPILNVSASGGFNQQQSEFEDLGKDLQSFSAVLGKRFFNDKLGLIAAGSYYRTNRGSLLNQYLYTDETSLNIEEKRNNDYDVRRVRYGLMFSPDIRFDKKNSLKLLANYNVYDDDEIRRLVDYLVTDGEESRETRNRGEYQKHALYQLSGDHDLSAMDISYRFSYTEAEEEMPYRTYWRFGRDVDYSGLSNDELTNLGVKDNPDTDSQLFLNRVRFDNNLTEDKNYEGRLDIEFPFELIGMENKLKVGGKFRNKNRISDAKRSQLDVDEDVNPFPINGGDFGFINIRANDPEASQVGGLDDFVVDEDRGDGTDYEAEENAVAAYVKLSLGLTEKLSLVTGVRFESTNNKYSAIRADDFNTVNEFTYSNLLPSAQFKYNFDDNTLMRLAYSSGFTRPPFSALIPGPDNIDRDSRRITRRNPELEPSTVNNFDFIFEKYSNNLGVFTVGLFGKFVDNQIQTQRSFTDFEGDLYTVFQSINGENAKAMGVEVSLVHKFLNDGVPFLKWFGVSTNYTYAYTEQKISTIVDDEVVNRTLPFESPKNIFNLGLFYENPKIGLTFTASGVYRDAILIDLGDNELTDFYFGDEFHLDISASQRITKKLSAFVQVNNITDQDEREFFGDPNEDFSRIHQTEGYGFWGSVGLKYEL is encoded by the coding sequence ATGAAAAAAATTAAACGTAAACAAAAGAACAATCACACTTTTTGCCCTAGTCGGGCATTTCACCTGCTACTGGCTATTTTAATGGGGGTAAATGTATCGGCGCGGTCAGTTTCGGTACCTCAGGTATTGGATACCAAAGTTTCCGTTTCGGTGGAAGAGGAAACCGTAGAAAGCCTCCTTAAAAAAATAGAATCGGTTTCAGAGATTAGTTTTGTATATAGTAAAAGCAAGGTGTCGTTGGTAGATAAGATCAGCCGCACGTATGTAGATAAAAGTATCAAGTTCATCTTAACGGATGCACTGCCCCAAGACGTTTCTTTCGGTACCGCTCAGAACACCGTCATCCTAAAGAAAAAGAAACAAACGGCTCCCAAAAAAGTAATGTCTTTTCAGGCCAACGGAAGGGCTACGGGTACCATAACCGATAAAAACGGGAATTTCCTGCCGTACGCCACTGTAATTGCGTTGGGCACGAGAAGAGGAACCACCTCGGATATAGATGGAACCTATTCGTTGGAACTTCCTGAAGGTTCATATACGCTACAGGCCAAATATATTGGTTATATGGATGCTGAAATTCCCGTGACCATAGCGGGAGATTCCACGGTATCGGCCAATATTGTCCTTAAAGAAAATGCAACTGCTTTGGAGGAGACCGTTGTGTATGGTAACCTGAGTCGTGGGCAAGCGAAAGCGCTAAACGAACAGAAGAACGCGGAGAACTTTAAAAATGTGGTCTCTTATGAACAGTTTAGCAAGTATGCAGACCGTAATGCTGCCGAGGCACTTCAAAGGATTCCCGGTATTGCCTTAAGTAGGGACCAGGGAGAAGGTGAGCTGGTTTCCATTAGGGGACTTTCCCCTAGGTTCAATGCGGTTCAGGTGAACGGCTCTAGAATTCCAAGTCCAGACCCGGATACGGATCGTGCCGTTGGGTTGGATTTGTTGCAGGCAGATTTAATGGAATCCATTGTAGTGAATAAAACCCTTACTCCGGAAATGGACGGTGACGCCATTGGTGGTACGGTTAACTTCAATTTAAAACAGGCTCCGGATAAACCAATTTTAAATGTATCGGCCAGTGGAGGGTTTAACCAACAACAATCGGAATTCGAGGATCTTGGAAAGGACCTTCAATCTTTTTCCGCGGTACTGGGCAAGCGTTTCTTTAACGACAAACTTGGGCTTATAGCGGCAGGAAGTTATTACCGCACCAATAGGGGTTCCTTGTTGAACCAATACCTCTATACGGACGAGACTTCTTTGAATATTGAGGAAAAAAGGAATAACGATTATGATGTTAGACGTGTGCGTTATGGACTTATGTTCAGTCCGGATATTCGGTTTGATAAAAAGAACAGCCTCAAGCTATTGGCCAACTACAATGTGTATGATGATGATGAAATAAGAAGGTTGGTAGACTATCTGGTAACCGATGGTGAAGAAAGTAGGGAAACCCGTAACCGTGGCGAATATCAAAAGCACGCATTGTACCAATTATCCGGTGATCACGATTTAAGTGCAATGGATATTTCATACCGTTTTAGCTATACGGAGGCCGAAGAGGAAATGCCCTATAGAACGTATTGGAGATTTGGTAGGGATGTAGATTACAGTGGGCTTTCAAACGATGAACTTACCAACTTGGGAGTGAAGGATAATCCGGATACGGATTCGCAGTTGTTCTTGAACCGTGTGCGGTTCGATAATAATTTGACGGAAGACAAAAATTACGAAGGTAGGCTGGATATTGAATTTCCTTTTGAGCTGATAGGAATGGAGAACAAGCTAAAAGTTGGGGGCAAGTTCCGTAATAAAAACAGGATTTCAGATGCAAAACGTTCACAGTTAGATGTAGACGAAGATGTGAATCCATTCCCTATAAACGGAGGCGATTTCGGATTCATTAATATACGGGCCAACGACCCTGAAGCTTCTCAAGTAGGTGGTCTGGATGATTTTGTGGTAGATGAAGATAGGGGAGACGGCACCGATTACGAAGCGGAAGAAAATGCCGTGGCCGCTTATGTAAAACTATCTTTAGGGCTTACCGAAAAATTATCGTTGGTAACCGGTGTGCGTTTTGAAAGTACCAACAACAAATACTCGGCTATTAGGGCAGATGATTTTAATACCGTAAATGAGTTTACGTATTCAAACCTGCTGCCCTCTGCACAGTTTAAATATAATTTTGATGACAATACCTTAATGCGCTTGGCCTATAGTTCCGGTTTTACCAGACCTCCTTTTAGCGCATTGATTCCGGGGCCGGATAATATTGACCGTGACAGCCGCAGAATCACCCGTAGGAACCCGGAATTGGAACCGAGCACGGTAAATAATTTCGATTTCATTTTTGAGAAATACTCCAATAACCTAGGTGTTTTTACAGTGGGACTTTTTGGAAAATTTGTGGACAACCAGATACAGACACAACGCTCTTTTACTGATTTTGAAGGTGATTTATATACCGTGTTTCAATCTATAAATGGTGAAAATGCAAAGGCTATGGGAGTTGAGGTTTCTCTGGTACATAAATTTTTGAACGATGGTGTTCCATTTTTAAAATGGTTTGGGGTGAGTACAAACTACACTTATGCCTACACGGAACAAAAAATATCTACCATTGTTGATGATGAGGTGGTGAATAGAACCTTGCCTTTTGAAAGCCCTAAGAATATCTTCAATTTGGGGTTGTTTTATGAAAATCCAAAAATAGGATTGACGTTTACGGCATCCGGTGTTTACAGAGATGCTATTCTTATTGATTTGGGTGATAATGAGCTAACCGATTTCTATTTTGGTGATGAGTTTCATTTGGATATTTCCGCAAGTCAGCGAATCACAAAAAAGCTATCTGCCTTTGTACAGGTGAATAATATTACGGATCAGGACGAACGCGAGTTTTTTGGTGACCCAAATGAGGATTTCTCCAGAATACATCAAACGGAAGGTTATGGTTTTTGGGGCTCAGTAGGCCTTAAGTACGAATTGTAA
- a CDS encoding TIR domain-containing protein — MKPKIFIGSSVEGLNVAYAIQQNLTYDADVTVWDQGVFELSKTTIESLMKVLENSDFGIFVFNPDDLLKIRADETSVVRDNVIFEMGLFIGKLSRERVYFLKPMKGELHIPSDLLGIISGDYDSEREDGSIQAATGPFCNQVRQQVQKLGTVTLVENNPQNPDEKNSALKDDNWYSLFLDRKYGETIEKLNSLIRKEKVEEEKLNLMLWKIYCEFKTGEKNGLKKMDAFMKKHESKRNAYIGLARIYQWEEYFDKSEATIELGLKKFKNDSSLIAIRAENQIHMGETDSAIQLLEKHNPSENVEIAIHIYNIHFKIKSYDRALDVIHVTYLNFPNNEQLRYKYALVAIELEKYHIALFLLNSLVSEFPKNMSYWGYLSNTALQLDFYDLALSSNRKAEELSESKESWILSNTGNMLYNKGFYSESITYFNKSISISKESDYAHGRLASAVKDRQKEKEEINQKCKEGRISIRDYKIEAST; from the coding sequence ATGAAACCAAAAATATTTATAGGGTCATCTGTCGAAGGTCTTAACGTAGCTTACGCTATTCAACAAAATCTAACATATGATGCAGATGTAACTGTTTGGGATCAAGGTGTTTTTGAACTTTCCAAAACAACAATTGAGTCACTGATGAAAGTGTTGGAAAATTCAGATTTTGGAATTTTTGTGTTTAACCCTGACGACTTACTAAAAATACGAGCTGATGAAACATCGGTAGTCAGAGATAATGTTATATTTGAAATGGGGTTATTTATAGGAAAACTCTCAAGAGAAAGAGTTTATTTTTTGAAACCTATGAAAGGAGAGCTGCATATTCCTTCGGATTTGTTAGGAATTATATCAGGAGATTATGATTCTGAACGAGAAGATGGTAGTATACAAGCTGCAACAGGGCCGTTCTGTAATCAAGTAAGACAGCAAGTCCAAAAACTCGGTACTGTCACACTAGTTGAAAATAATCCACAAAATCCAGACGAAAAGAATAGTGCTTTAAAAGATGATAATTGGTATAGTTTGTTTCTAGATAGAAAATATGGCGAAACTATCGAAAAGCTTAATTCTCTTATTAGAAAAGAGAAAGTTGAGGAAGAGAAACTAAATTTAATGTTATGGAAAATATATTGTGAATTTAAGACCGGCGAAAAAAATGGATTAAAAAAAATGGATGCTTTTATGAAGAAACATGAAAGTAAAAGAAACGCATATATTGGTTTAGCTAGAATCTACCAATGGGAAGAATATTTTGATAAGTCCGAAGCTACAATTGAATTGGGTTTAAAAAAATTTAAAAATGATTCTTCTTTAATAGCTATTAGAGCTGAAAATCAAATTCATATGGGTGAAACGGATAGCGCAATTCAGTTGTTAGAAAAGCATAATCCTAGTGAAAATGTTGAAATTGCTATCCATATCTATAATATTCATTTTAAGATTAAAAGTTATGATAGAGCTCTGGATGTCATACATGTTACCTACTTAAATTTTCCCAATAATGAACAACTGAGATATAAATATGCCTTGGTGGCAATTGAATTAGAAAAATATCATATAGCATTGTTTCTGTTAAATTCTCTGGTGAGTGAATTTCCAAAAAACATGTCATATTGGGGATATTTAAGTAACACAGCTCTACAACTTGATTTTTATGACCTTGCACTAAGCTCAAATCGAAAAGCAGAAGAATTATCTGAATCTAAAGAGAGTTGGATACTTTCCAATACAGGTAATATGTTATATAATAAAGGGTTTTATTCTGAAAGTATAACATACTTTAATAAGAGCATATCTATTTCAAAAGAAAGTGACTATGCCCATGGTAGGTTAGCATCAGCAGTTAAGGATAGACAAAAAGAAAAAGAAGAAATAAATCAAAAATGTAAAGAAGGTAGAATTAGTATTAGAGATTATAAAATAGAAGCCAGTACATAA
- a CDS encoding DUF305 domain-containing protein: protein MENGKIDKKKYGKFFAMIATSMVAMFLLMYTHSYQIIDHFWFSETRLFMTLIMGGSMIIIMLLYMLNMYKSKKTNIAILGLGVVMIIGAIGLVRSQVTVTDTDYMEGMIPHHSIAILTSERAKIKDVRVRELADDIIKAQRKEIMEMEWLIKDIKENGVVETEAEKENRPVPKFEGRLDKETKNIEIE from the coding sequence ATGGAAAACGGGAAAATCGATAAAAAGAAATATGGGAAATTCTTTGCAATGATCGCGACTTCGATGGTGGCAATGTTTCTTTTAATGTACACGCATTCATATCAAATAATCGACCACTTTTGGTTTAGTGAAACTAGATTGTTCATGACCCTAATTATGGGGGGATCCATGATAATTATTATGCTTCTCTATATGCTTAATATGTATAAGAGTAAAAAGACCAATATTGCCATATTGGGATTGGGAGTTGTAATGATAATAGGAGCAATTGGGTTGGTAAGAAGTCAGGTTACCGTTACCGATACCGATTATATGGAGGGAATGATTCCCCATCATTCAATTGCCATATTGACCAGCGAAAGAGCAAAAATCAAAGACGTTAGAGTCCGAGAACTTGCGGATGACATTATCAAAGCCCAACGCAAAGAAATTATGGAAATGGAATGGCTGATTAAGGATATTAAAGAAAATGGAGTAGTAGAAACCGAAGCGGAAAAGGAAAATAGACCCGTTCCAAAATTTGAAGGACGGCTGGACAAAGAAACCAAGAATATTGAAATTGAATAG
- a CDS encoding helix-turn-helix domain-containing protein — protein sequence MENIYDINKVGDYLSLRKQEVLHPLIGMVDFNTVAENGKVIKGYNALRFNCYAIFLKDAKGCKLKYGGKDYDYDEGTLVFVSPNQVVGLTYNDPDFQPKGYALLFHPDLLLGTELGKKMSDYSFFSYSSNEALHLSAKERKVILSVLDKIQFELEQNMDKHSKKLIVANIELFLDYCLRFYDRQFLTREVVHQGALEKFNGLLGEYFSSEKPQTYGLPSVGYFADQLHLSSNYFGDLVKKETGTSAQEYIQAKLIEVAKEKVFDPNKSVSEIAYELGFKYPQHFTRLFKQRVGHSPSEFRSLN from the coding sequence ATGGAAAATATATATGACATTAACAAAGTAGGCGATTACCTTTCCCTTCGGAAACAGGAAGTTTTACACCCCTTGATCGGTATGGTCGATTTTAATACGGTTGCAGAAAACGGAAAAGTTATAAAGGGGTATAACGCCTTACGCTTTAATTGTTATGCCATTTTTTTGAAGGATGCCAAAGGCTGTAAATTAAAATATGGGGGCAAAGACTACGATTATGATGAAGGAACGCTTGTTTTTGTTAGTCCAAACCAAGTAGTGGGCTTGACCTATAACGATCCCGATTTTCAACCCAAAGGGTATGCCCTTTTATTTCACCCGGATTTGTTGTTGGGTACAGAACTGGGCAAAAAAATGAGTGACTATAGCTTTTTTTCCTATTCAAGCAATGAGGCATTGCACCTATCCGCTAAAGAACGAAAAGTGATTTTAAGCGTGCTGGATAAAATTCAGTTTGAGCTGGAGCAGAATATGGACAAACACAGCAAAAAGTTGATCGTTGCAAATATTGAGCTGTTCTTAGACTACTGTCTCCGATTTTACGACCGACAATTTTTGACCCGTGAAGTTGTTCATCAAGGTGCGTTAGAAAAATTCAACGGGCTTCTGGGCGAATATTTTTCCTCTGAGAAACCTCAAACCTACGGATTGCCATCAGTAGGCTATTTTGCAGACCAATTGCATTTGTCTTCAAACTACTTTGGTGATTTGGTCAAAAAGGAAACCGGTACATCTGCCCAAGAATACATACAGGCCAAGCTCATTGAAGTGGCCAAGGAAAAGGTATTCGACCCGAACAAATCGGTTAGCGAGATTGCCTATGAACTTGGGTTTAAATATCCACAGCATTTTACCAGACTCTTTAAACAAAGGGTGGGTCACTCGCCAAGTGAATTTAGAAGTTTGAATTAA